A region of Toxorhynchites rutilus septentrionalis strain SRP chromosome 1, ASM2978413v1, whole genome shotgun sequence DNA encodes the following proteins:
- the LOC129761636 gene encoding uncharacterized protein LOC129761636, whose protein sequence is MLCELGESSPVAHRRFQAMEKRFVINPTLHSDYCKFMDEYQSLGHMETVEPEPSIPHFYLPHHAILRPDSATTKTRVVFDGSCKSTSNLSLNDICYIGPTVQPPLLAISLNFRMPKYVVTADVEKMYRQIRVHKLDRTLQQIFWRNSQSESLKTYQLKTVTYGTACAPFFATRCLNQLADDEQDHFPLAARLLKKSFYVDDCLAGDDDKDRTIESCKQLIQLLASGGFLLRKWSSNDPEILSHIPEYLRDNRDDLEIDKSSSVKTLGLIWHPLIDSFGFKVPLLSPSIPITKRIALSEMSRLFDPMGLVGAVIVSAKIYLQSLWSNSFTWDEELPLGYQNWWKTFRTEIQVLSTLKITRRVLIDQFDQLELHCFADASEKAYGCCLYVKSIDKGGNVACNLLISKSKVSPLSKQSTPRLELCAAVMAAQLADTVKKNTELSCSITFWSDSSIVLHWIASVSSTWKVYVSNRIAEIHRLTHGSEWRYVPSEQNPADHISRGISPAQIIDDQLWWHGPPFLMEEKVHWPTNIIELSPLHHCIRNQETRGTVSLVTTSPPLILSLINKYSVLSTLERTLSWIRRFVYNCRTSSENRLVGPLKPKELDDSLKLLVKQVQQDSFSSEIAFLHRYPGPVQRNFLFKSSLKKLNPFLDVEGLLRVHGRLEALDAPFDTRHPIILPAKHHLTHLIAKRTHIDTLHCGPQMLLNTLRQRFWPIRGRDLVRKVVDKCLICFSCKPKSIQQLMGSLPAARVTPSRAFLKSGVDYCGPFYVRPPSRRGNSLKIFVAIFVCMASKAVHIEMVYSLTSGSFLSALKRFVARRGRVTDVYCDNARTFVGANRQLQEHKQLFDELHRSEDLTNKCTKVGINFHFNPARSPHFGGLWEAAVKTFKHHLYRIMKDTLLTIEEFNTLITQIEGIMNSRPLTPLSSDPADVVALTPGHLLVGEPLFQIPEPDLCETPINRLTSFQKMQQKIQHFWKVWSSAYVGQLQDRQKWPMAHPDIKIGTLVLLKNESTPPMKWNLGRIESAFPGRDGRTRVIQVRTANGSYRRAITEVCPLPIDDVIEANRSTSATSSILIDQNQT, encoded by the coding sequence ATGTTATGCGAACTGGGAGAGTCATCACCGGTTGCACATCGCAGATTCCAAGCCATGGAGAAAAGATTTGTCATTAATCCCACGCTACATTCCGACTACTGTAAATTCATGGACGAATATCAGTCACTTGGACACATGGAAACAGTCGAGCCAGAACCGTCTATTCCCCATTTCTATCTACCTCACCACGCTATATTGCGACCTGATAGTGCAACGACTAAGACCCGAGTCGTTTTTGATGGTTCGTGTAAATCAACAAGCAATCTGTCGCTCAACGATATTTGCTACATTGGTCCGACAGTTCAGCCACCTCTTCTCGCCATAAGCTTAAATTTTCGGATGCCCAAATACGTTGTTACAGCTGATGTCGAAAAAATGTATCGACAAATCAGGGTGCACAAGCTAGATCGCACGCTGCAGCAAATATTTTGGAGGAATTCTCAGAGCGAATCATTGAAAACCTACCAACTTAAAACCGTTACTTACGGTACAGCATGCGCACCATTCTTCGCCACCCGTTGCTTGAACCAGCTCGCGGATGACGAACAGGATCATTTTCCGTTGGCAGCTCGACTACTAAAGAAATCCTTCTAtgttgacgattgtttggcTGGAGATGACGATAAAGATAGAACAATCGAAAGCTGTAAGCAACTAATTCAACTACTGGCTTCTGGGGGCTTCTTGCTCAGGAAATGGAGCTCGAATGATCCAGAAATCCTTTCCCACATTCCGGAATATCTCCGTGATAACCGAGATGATCTTGAAATCGACAAATCTAGCTCGGTCAAAACCCTCGGATTAATTTGGCATCCACTCATTGATTCTTTTGGATTCAAGGTTCCACTACTTTCACCCTCAATACCAATCACGAAAAGGATAGCACTTTCGGAAATGTCCAGGTTGTTTGATCCCATGGGACTTGTGGGAGCAGTAATCGTGTCCGCCAAAATCTATTTACAGTCCCTGTGGTCGAATTCGTTTACTTGGGATGAGGAGTTACCACTCGGCTATCAAAACTGGTGGAAAACCTTTAGGACTGAAATTCAAGTGCTTTCGACCTTGAAAATAACTAGAAGAGTACTTATCGACCAGTTCGACCAACTTGAACTGCACTGTTTTGCAGACGCCTCCGAGAAGGCGTACGGATGTTGCCTGTACGTTAAATCGATCGACAAAGGTGGAAATGTAGCTTGCAACCTCCTCATATCAAAGTCCAAAGTATCCCCGCTATCGAAACAGTCAACTCCACGACTTGAATTGTGTGCAGCTGTCATGGCTGCTCAACTAGCCGACACAGTAAAGAAAAATACTGAACTTTCTTGCTCGATCACTTTCTGGTCGGATTCAAGCATTGTGCTTCATTGGATAGCTTCAGTATCTTCAACATGGAAAGTGTATGTGTCCAATCGGATCGCCGAAATTCATCGGCTCACTCATGGAAGCGAATGGCGATATGTGCCTTCAGAGCAAAATCCGGCTGATCATATATCTCGCGGCATTTCTCCTGCACAAATAATAGACGATCAACTCTGGTGGCATGGGCCACCATTCCTGATGGAAGAGAAAGTTCATTGGCCTACTAATATAATCGAATTATCGCCACTACACCATTGTATTCGAAATCAAGAAACTCGGGGAACCGTATCGTTGGTCACAACCTCGCCTCCCCTAATACTTTCGCTGATCAACAAATATTCGGTTTTGTCTACTCTCGAACGAACGCTCTCATGGATTCGAAGGTTTGTTTACAATTGCCGCACAAGTTCAGAAAACAGATTAGTTGGTCCGCTCAAACCGAAAGAATTAGACGATTCACTAAAACTGCTGGTGAAACAAGTTCAACAAGATTCCTTTTCGTCAGAAATTGCTTTTCTGCACCGATATCCTGGACCTGTGCAAAggaattttttgtttaaatcGTCTTTGAAAAAACTCAACCCTTTCTTAGATGTAGAAGGGCTATTGAGAGTACATGGGCGCTTGGAGGCGTTGGACGCTCCATTCGACACTCGACACCCCATCATACTTCCAGCGAAACATCATTTGACACACCTGATTGCCAAGAGAACTCACATTGACACACTACACTGTGGACCACAAATGCTTCTCAATACTCTACGCCAGCGGTTTTGGCCCATTCGAGGCAGAGATTTAGTGAGAAAAGTGGTGGACAAATGCCTGATCTGCTTCTCCTGCAAACCGAAGAGCATCCAACAACTCATGGGATCATTACCGGCAGCGAGAGTGACTCCGTCGCGCGCGTTTCTGAAGTCCGGCGTGGACTATTGCGGTCCGTTTTACGTTCGCCCGCCGAGTCGTCGGGGCAATTCTCTGAAAATTTTCGTTGCAATATTCGTTTGTATGGCCTCCAAGGCTGTCCATATCGAAATGGTATATAGCCTGACGTCGGGTTCGTTCTTAAGTGCTTTGAAACGCTTCGTGGCACGTCGCGGTCGCGTAACTGACGTGTACTGCGACAATGCACGCACTTTTGTTGGTGCGAATCGTCAGCTGCAAGAGCACAAACAGCTATTCGATGAGCTGCACCGTTCTGAAGATCTCACAAACAAGTGCACCAAAGTGGGAATTAACTTCCACTTTAATCCAGCTCGGTCTCCGCATTTTGGAGGGTTGTGGGAGGCCGCCGTTAAGACCTTCAAGCACCATCTGTATCGCATCATGAAGGATACTCTCCTCACTATCGAGGAATTCAACACCTTGATTACCCAGATTGAAGGAATCATGAATTCAAGGCCTCTCACACCCCTGTCATCCGATCCTGCTGACGTTGTTGCTCTCACTCCGGGGCACTTGTTAGTTGGCGAGCCGTTATTCCAGATTCCTGAGCCTGATCTCTGCGAAACTCCTATTAATCGCCTCACTTCTTTCCAGAAAATGCAACAGAAGATTCAACATTTTTGGAAGGTTTGGTCTAGTGCGTATGTTGGTCAACTTCAAGATCGACAGAAATGGCCGATGGCTCATCCAGACATCAAAATTGGAACATTGGTACTGCTGAAGAACGAATCAACTCCTCCAATGAAGTGGAATCTGGGCCGAATCGAAAGCGCCTTCCCTGGCAGGGATGGTCGCACAAGAGTCATCCAGGTTCGAACCGCAAATGGAAGTTACCGACGGGCAATAACGGAAGTCTGTCCTCTACCGATCGACGATGTCATCGAGGCTAACAGATCAACCAGTGCAACTTCGTCAATCCTAATTGACCAAAACCAGACATAG
- the LOC129761635 gene encoding uncharacterized protein LOC129761635, whose protein sequence is MASKIKRDLRKTKKLIIRRNNILGSARLIKVFDTNYVHETDFPQLKFRIEKLDSLWDEFNDVQAEIELDHEVTDEIAEERVSFEEVYFQLKGSLTSKLVNVTPSTTSMSSSPVAPPTQTFNVRLPELKIPEFKGDFDEWMNFHDLFVSLIHTNQHLSSIQKFQYLKAVLKGDALRLVQSLAVTATNYGIAWDLLKRRFDNRNFLIKQHFSALLSTPSLKKESSSALSDLVDTFEKHIGVLDKLEETREHWNSFLVELLSSKLDHTSLKEWENQLVEDERPKYKELVSFIQKRSRVLQTITLSHTSIANSKTDLRIHRVNVSSHSAITSANVKNCVVCRKDTHSTSSCDEFLKLQPKQRFSIAKRHGLCLNCLRSSHLVKDCPSSSCRTCNKRHHTLLHINTSNTLAVQVGELSEAHNQPLFASQSATVVESSSSVGACIVDQSHVVPRVMGTSSGGQGYSLRNVSPSPVVPSGPAQGLVTSCAAITPPTFTTNTNTTIFMLTAYVRVRDIDGTYSYARALLDSASERNFVTENLAQRLRLKRERADVDVYGIGNSVQRVTHLVSVSLSSRVGTFNANIDFLVLPSLTRILPSTTVDVSNWIIPRSLPLADPKFNIAHGIDMIIGVQWFFTLLENEQISLGPQLPILRKTVFGYAVAGDHANQSPVKITVCNAAITIDNLAAAVQKFWETES, encoded by the coding sequence ATGGCATCGAAAATAAAACGGGATCTCCGCAAAACTAAGAAACTAATTATTCGTCGAAACAACATACTTGGCTCAGCGAGATTGATAAAGGTTTTCGATACTAACTACGTGCATGAAACTGATTTTCCTCAATTGAAGTTCCGCATTGAGAAGCTGGATTCTCTCTGGGACGAGTTTAATGATGTGCAAGCTGAGATAGAACTAGATCATGAGGTTACTGATGAGATTGCTGAAGAAAGAGTGTCGTTTGAAGAAGTTTACTTTCAACTCAAAGGATCTTTGACCAGTAAGCTCGTAAATGTGACCCCATCGACCACCTCTATGTCCTCATCGCCTGTCGCCCCACCTACACAGACCTTCAATGTCCGCCTCCCGGAACTTAAAATACCAGAGTTCAAGGGAGATTTCGATGAATGGATGAACTTTCATGATTTGTTCGTCAGTCTCATTCACACCAATCAGCACCTTTCATccattcaaaaatttcaatatttgaaaGCGGTACTGAAAGGAGATGCACTTCGGTTGGTACAATCGCTAGCTGTAACTGCAACAAACTATGGTATTGCTTGGGATCTTTTGAAAAGAAGGTTCGACAATCGGAACTTTCTAATAAAGCAACATTTTTCTGCTCTGCTTTCCACTCCATCGTTGAAGAAGGAATCCTCATCTGCACTTTCGGATCTTGTTGATACGTTTGAAAAGCACATTGGCGTGCTTGATAAGCTAGAAGAGACGAGGGAACACTGGAACTCTTTTTTGGTGGAACTTCTCAGTAGCAAGCTAGATCATACGTCATTGAAAGAGTGGGAGAATCAGTTGGTCGAAGATGAAAGGCCAAAATACAAAGAATTAGTGTCATTCATCCAGAAACGGTCCCGAGTGCTACAAACCATAACACTTTCTCATACATCGATCGCTAATAGTAAGACAGATCTTCGCATTCATCGAGTGAATGTTTCTTCTCATTCCGCAATTACAAGTgcgaatgtaaaaaattgtgtgGTTTGTCGTAAAGATACTCATTCAACTTCGTCATGTGATGAATTCCTAAAATTACAACCGAAACAACGCTTCAGTATAGCTAAAAGGCATGGTCTGTGCTTGAACTGTTTGAGGTCTTCGCATTTGGTGAAAGACTGCCCTTCTAGCTCTTGTCGGACATGCAACAAGCGCCATCACACATTGTTGCATATAAACACTTCCAACACATTGGCTGTTCAGGTTGGTGAACTATCGGAAGCACATAACCAACCATTATTTGCTTCACAATCGGCCACGGTCGTCGAGTCGTCTTCGTCGGTTGGTGCGTGCATTGTCGATCAATCGCACGTGGTCCCTCGGGTAATGGGAACGTCGTCGGGAGGCCAAGGTTATTCGTTAAGGAACGTGTCGCCGTCTCCAGTTGTACCGTCAGGGCCAGCTCAAGGATTGGTGACAAGCTGCGCTGCTATCACTCCTCCCACATTCACTACAAACACGAATACAACGATTTTCATGCTCACGGCCTATGTTCGGGTTCGTGACATTGATGGAACCTACTCATATGCTCGAGCTCTGTTAGACTCTGCATCCGAGCGTAATTTTGTGACCGAAAATCTCGCGCAACGACTGCGCCTCAAACGAGAAAGAGCAGATGTCGACGTGTACGGAATAGGAAACAGCGTACAACGTGTAACACATTTGGTTTCGGTCAGTTTATCGTCACGAGTAGGAACTTTCAACGCCAATATAGACTTTCTAGTACTACCCAGCTTGACTAGAATTTTGCCGTCAACAACAGTCGATGTTTCGAATTGGATAATTCCTCGAAGCCTACCACTCGCCGACCCGAAGTTTAACATCGCTCATGGTATTGACATGATCATTGGCGTGCAATGGTTTTTCACGCTATTGGAAAACGAACAAATTTCTTTGGGTCCTCAGCTACCAATACTACGCAAAACAGTATTTGGGTATGCTGTTGCAGGCGATCACGCAAACCAATCGCCAGTTAAAATAACTGTTTGCAACGCAGCGATCACTATCGATAATCTCGCTGCTGCAGTACAGAAATTTTGGGAGACCGAAAGTTGA